Part of the Melopsittacus undulatus isolate bMelUnd1 chromosome Z, bMelUnd1.mat.Z, whole genome shotgun sequence genome is shown below.
aacagactcCCAGGCTGTCGCTGAAATTGtgctattccttttttttcctgtttaaatgaAAGATACAGCCAGAAGCAGAGGTCATCTGGCAAGCAAACACTGATGAAGTGgagaaacacatttctgaaaaatGGAAAGATAGATGCTTCAAAAGTTCAACCAGATCCATACACCACTGAATTAGAACTGTACGAATACCAGCACCAACAGGGGTACAGACAAATGCTCTTTGCCAccaaaaagaaagtttttaagaggaaaatctTAGAGAAGTCACAGGAAAGTACAAGTTTTCTTAGAGATCCCTGGTAGCATGCGGGCTGTAGTTACAATTAAAGATTTGCTATGACATAaaaaattttaattacataGTAGCTGATTGTTATCTACAATTTCTAGCAGATAGCACAGCTTACTGCTACACAGAATTTTGAGTAGTTATGTTTTAAGTTAAGCAGAATGTCTAATAATTGATACAGCTTTCTTGCAATCTAGAGTTACCAAGGCGCTCCGTAAAAAAGGTCAAATTCTTAATAACAAATGTGTgatacaataataataataataataataatttagatTGAGAATTTACCTAAAAAGAACCCGCGTGTCCTGTAGCACTGGGGCTACTGAGATACTGGGCATCTCtccttgattttatttttttttaataaaaatctgtaACTTAGTTCAGTCTCTATTTGCCACTGCCAATAAATGAATACAAAGCTCTTCCAAAGTTACTTCTgtagaaataatgaaatgtaTAAAGGTGATTTCCTTAGAAGAAAAGACATTGCCTATCAATTCCCTTCATTAGTTGATTTTCACAAGTGGTTTTCAGAAATTCCCTTTAGAGTACAAActactggtttgggttttttctcacACTCAACCTTTATTAAatgtagttaaaaataaaaggaactgGAATTGTGTAACAGATTAAatccaaattaaaatatttgttacaCAAATAGCATTTTGAAGAGATCATACTTTACTTTAGTGGAGTTATTCTGGATTTGCTTTTGATCTCATTATACTCTTATGAGATCAAAACCAACTAAGCTGATTGGAGGGGGGCAGTGGTGGTGGTGCAACCCTTTTTCCATGGTGAAAGAAAAACTTTCAACTTAATATCATACTCTACATTTGCCAGCTTTGTAAAATTCTACCTCAGCACTTAGGGAAATAATCTGTAACACAATCTTAAATTTAAGAGCACTACATGTAACTTCTTCTGTGAATCTTTTTTATGGAAAATACCCAACCAGTTTCACTTCTGTGACTCTTGAccatttctgtgtgtgctgctgatCTAGTTCCTCCTTTATCTTTCTGGAAATGAACTTCAGAAGATGTTTTGACATCAggataacaaaatattttcattttctctggcCAGACACAGAAGAACTTAGGATTCACACAGGACTTAGGAAGTTACTGAGGAAATAAAGCCATATCCCATTGCTGGTGCAGGAGGAGAACAAcataataatgcattttttctcaGACATAGAGCATTTCCTCCTATAACCCTATATCCACACTATTCTGATGGTTATTGTTTAGCTAAATGACTGCAGTTTCCCAGAGCATTAGAGAGACAACTCCCATCCACTTCATTGTACCAGCAGTATCTCAGTATACGAAAATGCTGATTTCCTTTATGTTAGCATATTTCTAAAGCATGTTCAACTGTTTccttctgaattaaaaaagattACATGAAGACAGTAAGCACAGTTTTTCATACTTTGGGATAGAATTTCATGTCAAACATAATGCACATTCATGATTTATCTGCCACCCCTCTTTTCTGACTTTTAAGAAGTGTTACTCATTCATATAAATGAGTAGAATAGCATAAAGAGGGTAGCTTTCTCCTCATAGCTGTTGCTTAGATCAGTAAGTTGAACAAAGTAGCAAGCTTCTTTTGGAAGACCACTGGCATGCTGTAAAATCTGCAGAAGTATTATGGGTGTATAACTAAAAACAAAGCCAGATGCTGCACTGTATCTTTATTTTCGCTTTGTATGCAGAAGTGCATAGTCTTCCTGAACAACAGGAACTGCCATAAGTGGTCAGATGTTTGCAAGAGTGAGCATTAAGACGTGAGCTCATGTGCTGTATTAGTCTTCAGAAAGCCAGTTAGAGAACTTTCAAGTAGTTCACTGACACCTACAGAATAAAAGGAGGCACAAAGTACCAAAGATATTAGCAACCAAGAAGAACTGAAGAATTTCCAGCATGACTCAAACTGAGGAAAGCAGTATGCACTCGATGTGGAATATTGCGAGGTCAGTAGTCTGCATAATACTGAGCTTGTCATTTATTATTGGAATCCCTGGAAATTGTATCGTCATCTGGACTGTTTGTACCAAAATGAAGCAGGCATCTCCTTCAGTCTTGCTGATCTTGAACCTGGCCATTGCAGATGTCCTTGTACTGATTACTTTACCAATTTGGATTTACTCCTTCGCTGACTCATGGGTTTTTGGAGTTGTCATCTGCAAAATACtggttttcattatttactGCAGCATGTATGCTAGTATATTTCTAATTACAGCACTGAGCTTGGAGCGGTTAATGGCTGTCTTCTACCCTTTCACCAGCCAcagatacaaaacaaaacaaaagattgTTTTAATCATGTTCCTCATTTGGTTCCTGTCTATTACTTTTAGCATTTCTATCATTCCATTTCAAGAGACAGAAGAAGTGAACGGTCAACTACTATGCACATGTCGCAACTACTCTTCTAATGGACAGAAAGTGTCATATCTTTTGCTGGAGACTCTTGCAGGTTTTGTAAtcccttttttaattatttgcacTTCTTACATGTGTGTTGCAAGAAGAATAAGCAGAATGACTTACCAATCTAAGCGGCGATCAGAGAGCCTCATTGCCAGTGTTGTGGTGGTGTTCCTTTTAAGCTGGTTTCCCCATCATCTCTTTAACATCCTAGATACTGTTTCAGTTCACATAGAACTCTCTAATAAGGAAATGTCTTTGGCATTGGATGAAATTGTAGACAGAGGAGTGTACATATCTGGAGCACTTGTATTCATTAGTAGCTGTATTAACCCTCTACTTTACGCTTTTGCTGCACAAAGATTTCGGAATCACCTGAGATTTGTCAAGATAGCAAAGCTGTTTGAACAGATGAGTCAGACTGTAACAGAGGAAGACAAGAGAAAAGATGTGGTTTTAACCAGGCAAGAAGATGCTTTAGTAAGCACAGAAAATCTCTGACAAGGAACATAGAACCCTAATGAATAACATGACTCTGTCCTTCCCTCAGCAGTCCTTTCTTCTAATACTCTCCTTTACTAAGCAATCCAGGCAAAGCTAGAGATAGGTAAAAGTtattggggtttattttgtgtGTTATAAAAGAATTGGCATTGGCAACTTAGTTCAGTTCTTCAGTTAATATCTGCATCCTGAAATTAGCACTGGTGCTGAGAATCTCAGCAAGGTGCCTAGAAGCTCAGAGTGTAAGGaatacagtatttttacttTCCATTAAAATTATCTGTGATTTCTGGAAAGCCTGTgtgcaggaaacagaaaaggacggtgtgtggaaaacagaaacttTGAAAGTTTAAAActaagttttctttctgaaaaaacCCTGCTAGATCATCAAAAATGTTTAGATAGTCTAAAGTTTTAAGAGACCATACTTAAATTCCTGTTACGGCTGAGAATGGTTTTAGAGTATATTAATGGCACACAAAACATTTATGTAGATGGAAAagtaagttatttttattcattgctTAATTTAGGTTTGAAAGTAGTAATTATTATTTACACAATCAAGCTCATTTACTGAATTATGTTGTCTTAACAGGTTTTAACAAGTATAATGTAAATTGTGATGTGacttttcagaaaaacaaaacaaaacaaaaactaaacaaaaccaaccaaacaaaaaaacaaacaaaaaaaacccaggtacAAGTATTCTGCGTTATATGGCAAACAGATTTACAGACTTCatgatattattttttatgGGTCACAAAATTatggcagcagcacaaagtGTCAAATATCATACCGACTTCACCTTCCAAatgaaagcattatttttacttctcttgTGAAATAGAgtgaataagaaataaatttagCACTGGCAAGGACCTTGTTTTAGTTTTGTGAATGTGTGCAAGCTCACTGTGGAAAAATATGACATGAAGTGGTGGCTTATGAAGATTTTTTTGAATTTCGGTTGTGGCTAGCATTCTTTATGCTTActcttgcttatttttaaggCAGTAACTTGTAGTTAGGTAAAGATAACTAGTGATTACTAAGAAAcatgttttaatttcctgtacATTGTTCTGGGTAGCTGCTAAGTACCTGTTACTAGTCTTTacaaagaaattacaaataCTAACTAGAACTTAATTTTCAAAATCTGATCATGTAGCAGCCAAGGATATTTAAATTGTATTAATTTAACTCATAAATAAACATGGAGAAGTAAAATCTTTACCTGTTAATGGAAGAATATTTCTCTAAGCTTTGCATATATAGTTGTTATTCTTACTTGttatgaaaaagtaatttttttcttctcagtaggAGCAAAGTCCACATCACAGAGGACTTTCCATCAATAGGACTCCTTCACTGAAACTGAAGTAAATAAAACTTTGCCAAGACTTCATTTGCAGCAGAGAATTAGGAAATGAAATCCTGTAAGACTTTACCCCATCCACCTACTGTTCTTTTTCCACCCCACTAATGACTCTTTAATTGCTATTAGTATATCCAGTATATATTACTATATCAAGTGTGGTGTTATCTCACAACTAAAGCAGCAACTTCAGTTATCTACTGCACTAAAAGTGAAGCTAAGTTTCCCAATATGTTCTTGAGATAGGAGTTACTCACTGCTCAACAACAGCAGAGAACAGATGAGGAGATAATAAGCACATGAGCCCTGCAACTGAAATGGAGTTTTAGGCCACAAGGAGCCAAGGATTTCACAATTTATAGGTTGGGAAAAGACTATGATAAACTTTGGTACAAACTACCTGACCAGAATTTCCCTTTTTATCAGTCTGTGCCTATGCCTAGCTATAAGCAGTCTTCTTATTTAGAATTGTGTTAATCTCCTAAGCATCTCCCTGTGTGTATCATCCAACTAATGAATGAACCAATGAGGTTTTTTGTGCCATTTGATATTCAACAAGCTTTTGGGAGCATTGAATACATATTAAGTAACCCAGAGCAGACTCTTAAAAGGACCAGTGGCCTAATATATGGTCTGTGCAATACTGCATACTGCAtcagtgtttcagttttgtttagtttaaaaaaaaataaatcagggaGTAAGGAATAGTGAGTCAGacctattattttcttttgatccTATCACTCACAGATGGGTGAACCTCGCTGCTCAGGCTGCATCCTGTCCAGAAGCTAGGAATCTTAAAAAGGGAACTAATAACATCCACAGATCAGGTAATATGATCGAGGGAACAATGAAATGGTTAGTTAAGGCAGTTTTGAACTGAAAGCTATTACTCTGAGGATTCAGAATCATTTGCTACCAGGTGCTGCACTTCCACTGAAATTACACTACTTAGTATAGGGACCTAAACTAAGTTAACTAAACTATTATAATGTTTCTTATGgtcaacaaaccaaaaagcagcATGTTAGCTAGATCCTACTTCTGTGCTTTGACAGTAGATAGCATGGGTTTTCTGTTTGAGTACTCGGTtctcacattttatttcctgctttttacTCACAACTGCAGTACTGAGGTACTTGAAAAACATGCAGTCCATCAAAGAGCTAGAACTACCTTCTTATGTTCATATTAATGGCCTTAGATGGCTGCTTCCAGTAGTCAGCCATCTTTAAGAACTATGTTTCTTTTGAAGGGTAATTTCACTTTTCTACACAGCAAATAGAGTTAGTTCTTGCATACGTGGGTATGCACTGATGAAAAAATCACTGATTTAATATTTTAGGCAACACAACCATGACGTAATCTGTCCATAAGAGACAGGGTAGAAGTATAAGCCAATGATATGGTTGACTCTTCTTCCTTTAACAGGTATGCTAGGCATCTCAATGTGGCAAGAATTACCACTTTATCTGTGCTAACATGCTCTATCATAAAATCAGATGGATTCCAAAAGGCCCATTCAGCCAATGGACAGTGGCTATTCTTGTCTCCTAAAGTACTGAATCCCAGCCAAACCTAAGACCTAGCATAGATTTGGTCCAAAATGCTGCATCTTATGACAGTAGTAGTTCATGCTTCTTGTTAACTACCTCACACATCTTATGGATTATATTAGAAAATTGGCAGAAAACAAAGACTCTCCTTAGTTGCTCAAGCTAGTTCAAAGCTGTGGCTCAGAGGTGGGAGCAGCTGTACTAGTAACTCTTGAGTCACTCAGACCCTCCTGAGAACAATGAGGTTTCTTCTCATTTGAattcctcttatttttcttacttcttAAATTTTCTGTCCTTGTTTATAAAGCCTGTCTCTGTTTCAGTATCCAGCTGTGCTCTCATAACACAGCTAAGAAGGCTAAGCTGAGAAGGCCGCTTCAGTCACCTGAGCCAAATTACCTCAGGTTACACTGAAGCACAGGGAACATTCTGTGGAATCAATACAACACTGCTCAGAACACTGAGTACTAGGAGGTGACTAGCTGCTTTGAATTTCACATGTTTGTAAAAAGTAATAATCTAACATTAAAGTCTTACCCAGGCAGAAATTTACCATGGCATTTCATGGGTATGCCCATCAGGCATTTATCGCATTTCAATACTAGATCAAGCTGAATAAAGTAAgttcacagaatcctagaatgttttgggttggaagggacctcaaagctcatccagttccaatccttgccatgggcagggacactttccactagagcagattgctctgagcccatctaacctggccttgaacactgccagggatggggcagccacagcttctctgggcaacctgtgccagggcctcagcacccttgcAGGGAAGCactttttcctaatgtctaatctccgtctcccctctttcagtttaaagccattcccgCTTGTCCAGTCCTTACAGGCctttgtcaaaagcccctctccagatttcttgtcagcgCCTTTAAGCACTTGAAGCTGCTCTagggtctccctggagccttcttttcCTCAGGCTGCACAAGCCCAGCTGTCTCAGCCTATCTCCAAGCAGAGtggctccagcccttgcagtaTCTCTGTGTCCTTCTCTGGATTCACTCCCACAGCTCTTGGTTCCTCGTGTTGTTGTCTGTTGCTGTTGACAAGACTGCAGGACAGGTCTCATGAGATCGAAGAAGAGAAGGACAGTCACCTCCCTTAACCTGATTCATGTTCTATTAACAGAATTGAAGGAGAATCTGAAGTAATTTTAGTACATACATATCCAATATACATTAAGgattaaaaaagaacacaaagaaaatgtatCAATCAGCCTTCCACCTTTTGTTGCTTGCTGACATCAAAAGTTTTCTGTAAGTATCATGGTCAAATAGCTTTTACAGAGGTCTGGAGTGAAACAGTGGAGCTTTGTGACTACTTAGAGACAACTTGTAATTTGAGAACTAACACAAGGGAAATCAGAGAAATCCTTATTTGCAGGCAGAAACAGGGGGACTACAttatactaattttttttttttttttaacaaaaccagGAAGGAGTGAAAGTTAAGAGACATTTTAGATACAGTTAAGACTGCAGTTATAGAACTGGAAACTAACAGATGGCATGAAGACTGAGCATGCAAATTCTTTCACATTTAAGCAAGAGTCTAATCCATAATAAATCTTTTACAAGATGCAGAATTAGAGAAAGCGAACAATGGTGAAGTTTCTCTCTGGTTTTGCATCCTGCAACATTTGTATTACTCCCTTTCCTGCATATGtagggaaaaaggaagagtaattaaaaaatatatttgagtgaaaaaattaaaaagaagtcaGTTAagattattaagaaaaatatggcCTTAGAATGAAATTGACAAGTTCAGCTATGAAAGCTGAGCGTACAAAGCAGAGAGGGAAGTGAGAACTATtcttttgtaaggctatttcaGGGTTTCGTAAAGTCTTCCTTGTCAGATCACTTGATCACTAAAACAGTTCATTAGATAACTCAGCTAGATCTTTACTAGTTGTAAAtaggttaaagaaaaaaaaacaacaaaccagtAAAATACAGTTTAGAGAGACATAACTGTGTCCTCTGAGAGGCTGAGTAGCTCAGGCTGCTCCTGGGAGCATTAAGAGTTGCATGTGACCAAGACTATGGTGACAGCCACTAGAATTTCAGAAACTTTACAACATTGTTTACAGTACTAAGAAAATTCTTGCACTGATAAGTATGGAGATAACAGAATTCTATGCTATTGGATTCCTTAATGTCTTGTTTCCCCTTAAATCTATTACTTTAGAAATTGTATTAGTGGTTCATAGTAAGGATTCAACATTTTAAACTAGATAGATAAACATTTGATAAAAGGTtcagatgagaagaaaataacttttatgGAATGTGTGAAGTCAGTGATTCAAGTGATGGGATTAATGTGTTGCAGATTCCATATCTTAACTGCACTGTGGAACTTCAACAGTTATTGTAATATTAACATTTGCTGTATAAATTTCCCTGTTGAACTTGGTGAGTAGTATCAGAAATTTAGAAGTagactcttttttttaagactttgtAACTAATTAATTATGTTTGTGCTCATTAGGTTTAAGAATATAGCCACAAACCTTCAGTTACGCCTTAGAAGGGAGAATTATGTAGCTCAAAATGAGGGAAGCTTTTAGcatagcaatttttttttgcatgcctTGTTCTCTCCTGCCACCATGTGGCTCTTCCGTTTAGAGAAGTTTGGCCTAATTACAGTACTAAAGTCAATGAAGACACTGGTGAGGTATTTTGTTCGCTGTTTCAATCATGAACCGTATTTTATAGTTCAGATAATTGAAACAGAAAggttcacaaaaaaaaaaaaacacaacaaagcacAACAGTATATTAAGCATCTAAGTCCTATTGATCTCAGAGTGATgtggtttgttcttttcttaCTATTGTAGAACCCAAGCCCACATTATTTCAAACATTGCATAAGTAAGGCAGGCTGAGAATATGCTTTTATGTAATTACCTCCTGCCCACGGCAGTTTGTGAAAAGCCTATGttgaaaactactttttttctgaagcacaaCCTTCAATAGGCATGTTGAGCTACCCTGACTCTTGAACTTGAGTAGCTCACCTGTCATCCCCGGTGACAGTATTGATTTCAAGGTGCTTGGTAGTTTTGAGGTGCTCTCAAAAACTTTCAAAAAGTCTTAACTTCACTGTGATAAAATTAGGAATAGTCTTAAAAATGtccatggtaaaaaaaaaaaatcacaaaagctTTGCCTTTAAGGGAACTGttaaagcacagcagaaaacagaaactgaggTTTTATTCCAAGTTCCCTTTCTCTCTATTGCAGTATTTATTATCTCTATATAATGCTTTTGGAGTCTGTCTATGCACAAAACTTGGCTTAATCTTCTTACATTTGTCACACTAAATAGCATTACACTAATTGATTAATCCTACTTTtaaagtaatggaaaaaaaaatttgctgaAGCACTTCTAGGAAGAAGAGCTCATGAGTTGAAGTCTTTATATCTTTACTTAATTATCCATTCCACCCTAAGACTTGCATTGTGTTTTGCACTAAAACCCAGCTGTTTTACATTACACACCTTACTTTGCTCCATGATGGCtgaaataacatgaaaattgaagattttctttctctgaggGTTCACTCCAAGTTCCTGTTGTTTGTTGTTATGTAGCCAGGACTGGGCCAAGGGTCAAGCAAGGAAGTCAATCTGTATGGCACAGTCAGAATTGGGTCCTTGAAAAATAACCAGCATCAGATACAGCTCAGTGATCACCAATCAGGACCACAGAGGTCAAGCCAGGAAGTCAGTCCATAGGTCAGGGCTTATATTAACAAGGTACATGGCCAAGCACAATCATGGTTGTAGCAGAACTCAGACAGACATTCTAACCACTCAGTCAAGGCAAAGGCTAGGTCTGAGCTTATATGGACTCCAGGA
Proteins encoded:
- the LOC101881827 gene encoding type-1 angiotensin II receptor B, whose product is MTQTEESSMHSMWNIASISIIPFQETEEVNGQLLCTCRNYSSNGQKVSYLLLETLAGFVIPFLIICTSYMCVARRISRMTYQSKRRSESLIASVVVVFLLSWFPHHLFNILDTVSVHIELSNKEMSLALDEIVDRGVYISGALVFISSCINPLLYAFAAQRFRNHLRFVKIAKLFEQMSQTVTEEDKRKDVVLTRQEDALVSTENL